TCTCTGAGGATGCAATACTTTCTCTGCTGAAAGTAAGATCACCACACAATTCTTCAAAAGTGGTATCATCCTTTTGAATGGTTTGCAAGTCTTCATCCATTTCATAGTCATCATCACTTCCATCAAGCTGCAACCGAGCTCTTTTGCCAGCACGTGCGTCAATTTCTGCAATTAACCAGGGtcgcaaagaaaaagaaataatgaATAGCAAGTGCAAGTTAAAAGAAGTATATATAcataaaagaaatcagagaagttaAAAAGAGCACAGAGCAGGACAATATACAAAGATGACTGCCAATGATATGCCAAAAAACGAGAcactatatatttatatatagccTAATCAAAGCAACAGCATTCGGGCTTCATTGTAATGGTTCAAGTAATACACAAAAAAGGAAGGAGGAAAACGTGCACATGGATGTACATTAAGTGTTATAAGTGCAATCATACACATGAAATATGGGAGGGATGAAGaggcagagagagaaaaaaataaaaccaTAATCCTCAACTACAACTAAACTCATCTAAAACTTTAACAAAAGCCAAGGAGAGCCAGCAATTGGAAGAAAGGAAATAATGATCTCAAAAACTCATTTGACAACATACCACATAAAAACTATAAACAGACTAGGAGGAGGGAGAGAGGGGTTTGAAGGCCTTTCCAGAACATGCTGCACCATGATCTCTCACCTATATAAAGACTTTAAAAGGATACTAAGGAGTCTTACATACTTACACTATTTGGAAACAAGAGGATGAAAGAAATGAAAATGGAAAGGGAAATATGAAGAATGAAATCAAAGAGGTGAAAATCAATTTCACACTTCTGTTTGGAccaaagagaaaaataaaaggaaggaaaatagggaaagattattttattaacaataaaGATAAATTACAAAATGGTCCTTCAGCCTTTACCACGTACAAAATCATACTAGGGACGAATGGTAATATCATCTATTTTCAACCATATTCCCTCCTAAGTGGGAGGAAAAATATTAGTAGGCCCAAGGGCAGAATCTCTTCCCTTCATTTTCCATCCTCTTCTTTCTTCCCTTTCCCAAAAAAGGAAAGTCGGATCTTTTCAAAAATTTCCATCCTTCCCAAACATAATGTGAAACCTAAATGAACAAACTATAACAAATATATGGatattgatgaaatgcaaatagCAAAGGGTAGAACATTAGGTCTTCCCTGAAAAGGAAAAATACATTGTTGTTAGAATCTCACGATTTGATTTCTCATCTTAGGGATTTGAATCTATGGGTTGAATCTCAAATTTACTTAAATCGTGATCGAATCTTACGATTCAATAGTTAATCGGGTGAATTGATATGAATCAACCCACTAAGTTGattctttttctattatttacaaGTTTTGAAAGCTCTATTACACTTTACCCTGTTATTTATAAGCGAATCCTGAGTTGTATATGTAAATTACACCGTTACGCAATGACCGTTACCATGTATTTAAATCGCAGTTGCGGCCATAATCGCAGCCACGGTTGCAAGTAATAGAAACAATAATGACCGTAACATAATTGTAACAGCTTATCGCTAcgcaaatttttttgaaaaatttgcaaagttcatgaaattaatatatatttaaagatataattaaaactaaaataCAAAACTACATAATAAGcataaatatatcaaataatgacatttaATCTATCATTCTTGGACatcattaatattaattaatttaaaactaaaataacCATATAGATAGCAAAGAGCTAACCCTATAACTATGTAGATCGATCAAACTAATACTTTATATCATAAATTCAACAACAAACCTAGCATAAATATAATTTTCTTCAATGAATtagcaaaaaaaataaataaataattcaccTTTTGAGAGAAATGAATGTGTAGAACtagaaattttgttaataataacTCAAGAGAGAAGAAATAAAAGATTTGTAAAAAGATAGAAAAGTTTAGATAGAAACTTGAGAGAAAGTGAGAGACATCTAAAAGCACTCAAGACTAACAAAAAACAATGAGGAATAACTGTTGCCCCTATTTggcttaaaataataaataaggtAATGGACCATTACCATTACTTAATGTTAATGGTAAATAACGGCCTTTACCGTTAAGTAACAGGTGCAATGGCCATTATAGAAACAAATTTTCTCATGCCTTTAAATAGCAAGTGTCATGGTAACATGAGGGCAAAAAACTTATAAAGAACTGTTGTTGTGTAATGTAATGGCCTTTATTTAAAACTATGGCCGATACCAGTGTTACGTAATGGCTGTTACCACCGTTACATAACAGCAACAGCCGTTAGTTCAATTATACATCTGCCACAAATCATACGCAAACAatattttttcttctcttttcattGATGTCTAAAAATTATaggtttaatatatttatttgatGTATTTGTGCTTACTATATAATTATGTATCTTAGTTTACTTATATCTACCAATATCTAGTCATTTTATGAACtttacaaattttttaaaaaaattggatAGTGGCAAGCAATTACTGTTACATTAGGCCGTTACAagcataattttaaataaagGGTGTTACATTACGTAACGGCCGTTATTTATAGGCTTGTGCCCTCCCGCTACTGTGACCCCCTTTATTTAAAAGCATAAGAAAATTTGTTACCATAACGGCTGTTACACCAGTTACTTAACGGTAAAGGCTATTATTTACCATTAAACAACGATAATAGTCCATTACCTCATTTATTATGTTAAGCCAAATGAGAGCAACAActattcctctttttttttttttagtctttaAGTTTTTGAATGTTGCCTCTCACTTTCTCTCAAATTTCTACCTaaacttttctaattttttacAAATCTTTTACTTCTTCTCTCTTGAGTTATCATCAACAATCTTTCAAGttctacatatttgttttcttgcaaaaggtgaggtttttttttttggctactTTTTACTTATTCgttgaaaaaaattatatttatgctAGGTTTGTTGTTAAATTTACAATATGAAGCATTAGTTTGCCCGATTTACATAGTTATAGGGTTAGCTCTTTACTATCTACATActtattttagttttaaattaattaatattatgatGCCCAAGAATGGTAACGACTTGGCGCTACgcaaaattttttgaaaaatttgcaaaattAATAACATGATtagatatttttatataaaaaaaattaagatatacAACTATATAATAAGCACAAATACATCAAATAAATGTACTAAATCTATCCTTTTTAGACATCaataaaaaaagaaggaaaaatattATTTGCATGTGATTTATGGCAGATGGATAATTAAAGTAATAGCCATTACCGTTACTTAATGGTAAATAATGGCCTTTACCATTATTTAACGATGGTAATGGCTGTTACACGTATAATTCGAGATTCGCCCATAAATAATGGGGTAATGCGTAACAGagccttcaaaaacctgtaaataaCAACTTTTATGTATTTGAAACCATGATTTTTACTATGAAAAGTGCATATAAAACTTTCCCTTAACTATTTTTCTTCCACTAGCAATTCTTTTCCCTGTTTTTTACttgtttttgttaatttatttcTCTAATTATAGTTGTTAAATTATgacattttatattaatatattccaaacttttaatttaaggtacttaaaaattttagtatgtaattatttgatcaaatttgcaagttcagtgaaagccaaactggtgatagggaaggagttagtctgGATGGAGTGatgctgtcccaaagtaatcactttaaatatctcagctcagtccttcaagtagataggggatgtgaggaggatgttagtcataggattaaagccggatgattgaagtaaagacgtgccacgggagttttatgtaatCGCAAGATTCCTAgtaagttaaaaggaaaattttaccatatagccatacgaccggcaatgttacatggtagtgagtgttggacattgaaggagtcgtatgcaacTAAgacaagagttgcagagatgagaatgttaaggtggatgagtggctatactagactagataaagtccctaacgagaatattagagaaaaagtaggagtgttaccaattgaggatatgttgagagaagggagattaaggtggtttggtcatgtaaagcgtagacatacggaggctccagttagacaagtagagcacattaggttagaggatagaaagaaaacaaggggtagacctaaattgacttagagaagagcagtacaacatgacctagaagcactgcaaatttctgaggatttatcccaaaatcgtttagagtggaaaaagagaatccatatagccgacttcaaatttttgagataaaggcttagttgagttgagttgagttatttgattaaatttaaaaGGGAGTTCAGCATATGTACAATGATAATCGTTGTTTAAAATTCAAAAGTTCATAATTTATGATGTAAAACCACATAACATAATAAGAATACATTGTTCTATTATAAAGCATCATTCTCGTTGGCTGAATGATAATTCTATATTTATCAAAATATAtcattttgatatatttttttacttATTATTTTAGTACatatatcatttttaattaattttgaaattttttattgaattgtAAGATTCGATTCTCATTTCACAAAATGAAGATTTTGATTCTCGATTTGAGAACTATGGAAAAATATATAACATGAGGATAAAATTAACTTAAGTAGTAGTTATGCACAACAAGAAGATAAGGCGGATCAGAAAACCTGGAACTTGTGAAATTGAAACCAATTTGGTGGGATTCATATATTATTTAGTCCACATTCTACACAAGATTCATTTCAGCATTTAACACTCATCTAAAAAGACGGGGTACATAGGCATGCGAAAGAGAAGTAACAAATGATGAATGGGTAGGACCAAGTTAACTTAGACATAGACAACATTTTATCCAAATACTTAGTCAATAACGTCCCCCCGGAAGGCACTCATAAGATGATAGTTAAAGGAAGATTGTTTCATACCTCATATATGAAATTACTATTACTCTTATAATTTCAAGAAGACCAGTTTTTAAGGAACTTATCCATACCTGATTTTCGATATATGTGGTTATCAATCTCCTTCTTAGGCTGTTTAGCATTGATCCATGGATCCAAAACATCATTTATGGCAGCAGCGAACTCCCGGCTCTTATAAGATTTCATTACCAATTCATGTAGCTTCCCACGGGTATAACCAATGAATTGTGGATGCAggctatgaaatgaaatggaatttgAGTTGCTTTCATTATCGGCAGCACTATGCAATTTTGAAAGAGTTGATGAAGAATCACAACATACTGCAACATTCTCTTTTTGAATTTTAACAGTGGATTCAGACGTTTCTGTGGCAGGGGTAATTGGAACCCACACTCTATCATATTTCCTGAAAGCACTGCTATATTTTTGGATAGCGCCATGATCTGCCAAGACCTGAAGCTCTAAAAATGAAGATGGCCCTCGTTCATGCCCAGAACCATCAAAGTAGTACCACTCACCCAAATGTAACTGTAAGTCATCCACAGTGCGAAGACGATCTTTAGGAATGTTAATGGATGAAATTGATTTCCAAGAACCATGAGAGTCTTGATCAGTTTTGGAATGAGAATCGCCTTCTGTTATCAATTTCTTCCCATTATTAGCAGCTAAGTATGCCCGAGCAGACCTCGAAGGATACCTGTCCTTCCCTCGAGCTTTTGTGCGAGGTTCTGAAACAAATGAACCATGGTCCTTGACAACACATGCATTTATCCTGACCACTGGTAGCATAGTTCCTTTCACCCCCCTAACAATAGGAATGGGAGGCTTAGCAACAGCTAGTCTGCTGACACCACCACATTCATTCCTCTCATCTGGGCAGGAGAAAGCCCAAGGAGGCAGGTCAAGTCTTCTGCTTTGAGAAGGATAATACAGATCATCTTTTCTATGCCACCGTGGGTCCTCAGACCCTGATTTTGGCATTTGGCACAATGGAAAGCCATCATTGAGAACATGTTTCCTTCTAGAAAATCTATCCTGTACAGTGTCATCATTCCTCTTCCAGTCTCCACCCTTACATGACCATCGGCCAGAAAACCAATCAGCGGAGTCAATAAAACAGGCAGAGCCTTGGTCTTTTTCAGAGATTGCACTTGATCTCACTTCAACAGCATCCTTAGCTTTCATGTCAGAGTGCCCTGATAATTCATCATTTTCACCATGTTGGTCTGATACATAAGCCTGATTCCAAGTGAAACCTGTGCACACAAGAATACAAACTTGTCAATAGTCATGAAATAAGTATCTTGTGATGCACATAGGTGACTGcaggaaaaaaaaagagaaaaacacACTACCATTTTGTATGTATAAAGGTCTCAAATGAATCTTATTAGATCAAACACAAAAAATCATCAACAAATTGTACAACTAAATTTTCTTATTCCACTGTATAGCATAGTACAACTGCATTGCCCTCATTTTGACATACTAACATTTGAAAAAATAGGCAAAAGAATATAGAATTTAAAAAGGCAATTCAAGATATCATGAAGATTAAAGAAAGCAGAAAAATGGTATGGGACACCATCTGAGGTCTTGTCCAGACTAGAGTAAGTGACAACATCACAGCAAGGCCAAAACAGCCAAACATCCTAACATATATTATCATACTAAATTTTCAGATCTAATAATGAGAAAACAATGAAAATCAATTTACAGCCCAGAAAATTAATACACCATGTCAACGACACGAAATGGCACAACATATAAAACTTGAATGTCATTTGACATCAGAACCAAAAACTGAATGCTTAATTGACTAAATTAAGGGTCCCTAACATATCAAAAAAGCAAATGTTCAGCACGTAGAAATTCCTTTTCAATCGAGAACTAACAAAAATAAAAACAATTACATTAAGTGaatgaaaaaaatataaacaTTTCACCTTCTAATTTTTCCCATCTCTCCCATGTTGCATGCTCAAATGTCATTTGCAAAACTTCTGCAAAGATGATAAAAGTCCAAAAATAGGGAAAAATATATAAGAAATCTCCCCTAGACATATATATATACCAGAACATTATTTAATGTAAGGGGGAAAATAAGAATATAATAGTTCAAAATACCTCCAATAGTCTCTAGTTCTCTGCCAGGAACAACAGTAACACCCCCCAACAGAGCTCCAACCCTTTCATCAATGTTGAGATCTTCCAAAGGTTCAGGTACACCTGAACTGTCACTATCACAGACCAGGGATTGTGGCAAAGTCATCAGCACTTCGTCACCATTCTGAATACCAGATTGCCCTATATCTCCTGTATCTGACAGTAGATTACCAGGTGCCTCCGGTGGACTCACTAGCTGGGTTATAGTGTCTGACGTAATAGATAGGAAATTTGCAGTCACCAATGGTGAAACTGCATTTTCAATGGTTACCCACCTGTTGCTATCCATGTGCTTGATCAAGTGATCCGACACAAGAACTCCCTCGTCCACAAGCGTCTTAAGGTCGCATAATTTTGAAGGCCCACATTCCAGGCCAAAGTAGTCAAGGTAAAACCATTTTCCCGTGGAGGAATCAGCCACAACAGGGACATGAGGTGGTGTGTCACATATATCCATATCTTCTTCCATAGATAGTAGCTCTTCAGGAGGAGGTCCATCAACACGAGGAGATTCTTTGTTATTCATGCTCGGACTCTGGGACTGCTCTTCTTTGTGAGACGCAGAAGTGACATTTTTTTCTTCCAATCCATTGGCATCATGCACTCCATTCTTATCTTGAGATTCTTTAGCCAAGAATTGTGAATCTCTTCCCCCAGAGTCCTTCTGGCTGAGCTTATCATCATGACCTTTATTACCAAACTGAGAGTTCCGCTTCTCACTTGACCCACCTTTACGGATTGCTTCCCTGTAATTACTGGATCTATTCCGATCAAGTGGGGAACGCTCCAGAAAGTTTGGGGTTCGATCCCTGCGATCATGAAACCGGTCCTGTGAGGACCTCTCTGAATGAGTAGGGCTTCTCCTATAATCATGATGACGGCTCCTATCATATGGGGATTTATCACGTCCATATGGAGACCTCTCACGTCCATACGGGGATTTCTCACGTCCATAAGGGGATCTCTCACGGCGATAAGGGGATCTTTCTCGAGCATACGGAGATCTTTCGCGTCGCACTGGACTCCGATCCCTGTGATCATAGTACCTGACTCGGTCACGTGGGGACCGCTCAGAAAAACCTGGACTGCGTCCATGCCTATCATAAACTACTTTGGAAGACAAAGTGGGTTCATGATGCCTGGAGGAATTTCTGTCCAATGAAGATATTCtcgaagaagaagaggaggaagAGTTTCTATAGAACCTATCCAAAGAGTGGCGTGAATAGTGATCTGAGTGAGCAGTGCGAGCACTATCCTCAGAAAGTTTCCTGCTTTTGGAGCTTGCATAGTCCCCATAATCCCCATAATGTTTGCGCTCATTGTTTTCTGACTCAGTGCAGTATCGCTTCAACCTGTTACCAGAAGTGTACTCTCTTCCATGATTCTTGCCATTGCTGTATTCACTCTTATATGAGCCTTCTTCATCCACAATCTTTGAACTGATTCTTATATTCCTTTCCAGGCCCCCCTCCCACCTAGAAGAACTTTTACCATGCTGAATACTCCCACTCCTGCTGAACTCTTTCCTTCTGTAAATGTCTTCACTGGAATACTTTCCAGAAGGTGGTGGAGTACGCTCTCTGCTGGTGTCGTACCTGCCACGGTATTTATTGTAACTGTAATCGTCTTTATTATGCCATCTGTCTGGAATGAACTCTCCTTTCTCAATCTCATCTCTGCCAAATTCCCCTTTTCGCCATCTGCCCGAACCCAAAACAGCCTCACCCTTCTCCATATCCCCTTTCCTCCATTTCTCACCAACAATCTCTCCCTTCTCAATTTCATTTCTCCTCGCCTTCTCTGGTGGAACAAACTCTCCGTTCTCAACTTCTGCTTTCGGTGGCCATTTTAAAGTTCCCAATTCACCCTCTTCAACCTCCTCTTTAGTAATCTGCACCTTGTTATCAACAGAACTCGAACCATTGTCAGCTTCCTTGCTAATCTTTGCCTCATATTCCTTGCTACTCTTTGCCACCACCTCTTTGCTTATCTTTGCTTCCTTCTCCTTGCTAATATTTGCTTCCTTCTCCTTGCTAAACTTTACTGCTTTCTCTGATCCCAATTCACTCTTCTCTGCCACTGTTTTCTTCACTGTAACAATCTTTTTGACCTTAATTACCTTCTTCAAAACTTTCTTGGGCTTTGAGTTGAAGCCATTGGCGGTACTGTTGCCATtgctgttgttgttgttgttgctgTTGTTGTTGCTGGTACCGGTCGTAGTGGCGGCGGTGGTGGTGTTGCCAGGTTTGCCCCCACTGCAAAGGGTTGTCGTATTTTCTTGAATTGGAAATCTCTCCATGATACTATTATGCTGCAAAGGCATGCATGCGACACCTCCATCACCCATGGAAATCCCTTCTGCAACCAAATTACTCGAAACCCTAGTTCTCCCCTCGCCCGGGGCTATCGATGCTCATACTGCGAAATTCGCTTCCACTTTCTCAACCTTTGCtccaattcaaaaccctaacttcgaaAAATCCACAAAACAGAACCAGAAATCAACACAAAACCAATGTAGGGTTTCATTAAGACGGATAAGTATGCACATTAAacccaaaaaataaaaataaaaacaaagcaAAGAACGTTAATTGGATAAGCTTGAAACCCTAGGGTTTCTATCCAGAAGAGAAAGAAGATAAATAGAAAAACAGAGAGAAAGTGAGGGAAAATACCAGGAAAATTAACGAGCTGAAATGATAGATCGACGAGAAAAGCCTTGAGAGCTGAGAATTCGTACAGAGAATTTCGCAAAACTCAGATCGATagagaagaaagggaaaaaaaaacagCTGAAagataaatcttttttttttttctctccgtTTTTTATCTTTCCTTATATATTTCTTTTGCTAAATCTTTGTATTTCTCTCGCTCGTGTTGTGTTGTTCTTGGTCCGAAGGAGGAAACCTTCtgtaatttttctttttccttttttttttctttttttttaatttagtttttacTTTCCAGTGTATATTTTTATTGATGGGGATGTGCATGTCAAAGTTACAAATTTGCCCCTGGGGTCAAGGTTCATTGTATGTGGATACGTACGTAAATATGTAGATACGATTTGGTCATTGACTGTGCTCTCTCAGCGCCTCAACGGCTCAACCAGTCATTGACTTGGCTTAAAATGGGTCCAACCACGCCCGTCCTGGTGGTTAATTTGGCTGTGGGAACGGAAAATGCTTTGACATTTTCATATGTTTGATTTATGCcatgttaaatataaaaaatttaattgtccTCTTTTTGAAAAAAAAACTCCAGCAAAATATCATTATTAAGAAATAGGTGCAATAGTTAAATGCATATTATATTAGTATGAGCTGTATTTTCTTTGCTTATAGAGCCATTATAGGAATTAATTGCTGTAAATTCTATGTAATTTAGGTAGTTTGATACTATCTTaaattggagtttatttcttaatTGGTTAGATCCTTTGCAAAGAATCCTCTGTGTGTTCAGATATTAGTTTTATCTAATTTATCctttattatttagtttctttataattatattttattatttaatttaatcttaaagtttatataaatttaaaatttttaaaatt
This sequence is a window from Hevea brasiliensis isolate MT/VB/25A 57/8 chromosome 10, ASM3005281v1, whole genome shotgun sequence. Protein-coding genes within it:
- the LOC131169850 gene encoding LOW QUALITY PROTEIN: histone-lysine N-methyltransferase ATXR3-like (The sequence of the model RefSeq protein was modified relative to this genomic sequence to represent the inferred CDS: inserted 1 base in 1 codon; deleted 1 base in 1 codon) — protein: MGDGGVACMPLQHNSIMERFPIQENTTTLCSGGKPGNTTTAATXDRYQQQQQQQQQQQQWQQYRQWLQSKPKKVLKKVIKVKKIVTVKKTVAEKSELGSEKAVKFSKEKEANISKEKEAKISKEVVAKSSKEYEAKISKEADNGSSSVDNKVQITKEEVEEGELGTLKWPPKAEVENGEFVPPEKARRNEIEKGEIVGEKWRKGDMEKGEAVLGSGRWRKGEFGRDEIEKGEFIPDRWHNKDDYSYNKYRGRYDTSRERTPPPSGKYSSEDIYRRKEFSRSGSIQHGKSSSRWEGGLERNIRISSKIVDEEGSYKSEYSNGKNHGREYTSGNRLKRYCTESENNERKHYGDYGDYASSKSRKLSEDSARTAHSDHYSRHSLDRFYRNSSSSSSSRISSLDRNSSRHHEPTLSSKVVYDRHGRSPGFSERSPRDRVRYYDHRDRSPVRRERSPYARERSPYRRERSPYGREKSPYGRERSPYGRDKSPYDRSRHHDYRRSPTHSERSSQDRFHDRRDRTPNFLERSPLDRNRSSNYREAIRKGGSSEKRNSQFGNKGHDDKLSQKDSGGRDSQFLAKESQDKNGVHDANGLEEKNVTSASHKEEQSQSPSMNNKESPRVDGPPPEELLSMEEDMDICDTPPHVPVVADSSTGKWFYLDYFGLECGPSKLCDLKTLVDEGVLVSDHLIKHMDSNRWVTIENAVSPLVTANFLSITSDTITQLVSPPEAPGNLLSDTGDIGQSGIQNGDEVLMTLPQSLVCDSDSSGVPEPLEDLNIDERVGALLGGVTVVPGRELETIGEVLQMTFEHATWERWEKLEGFTWNQAYVSDQHGENDELSGHSDMKAKDAVEVRSSAISEKDQGSACFIDSADWFSGRWSCKGGDWKRNDDTVQDRFSRRKHVLNDGFPLCQMPKSGSEDPRWHRKDDLYYPSQSRRLDLPPWAFSCPDERNECGGVSRLAVAKPPIPIVRGVKGTMLPVVRINACVVKDHGSFVSEPRTKARGKDRYPSRSARAYLAANNGKKLITEGDSHSKTDQDSHGSWKSISSINIPKDRLRTVDDLQLHLGEWYYFDGSGHERGPSSFLELQVLADHGAIQKYSSAFRKYDRVWVPITPATETSESTVKIQKENVAVCCDSSSTLSKLHSAADNESNSNSISFHSLHPQFIGYTRGKLHELVMKSYKSREFAAAINDVLDPWINAKQPKKEIDNHIYRKSEIDARAGKRARLQLDGSDDDYEMDEDLQTIQKDDTTFEELCGDLTFSRESIASSETELGSWGLLDGHILARVFHFLRSDMKSLVFASFTCKHWRAAASFYKDISRQVDLSHLGPNCTDSIIWNIMSGYNKERINSMVLLGCTNITSGLLEDILRSFPFLSSVDIRGCSQFKELPLKFPDVSWIRTRSSRGIEISEDSYSKIRSLKQISEKTPTFCRTKDLGSDADDFGELKEYFNSVNKRDPANQLFRRSLYKRSKLFDARRSSSILSRDARIRRWAIKKSESGYRRMEGFLASGLKDIMKENTFDFFVPKVAKIEDRMKNGYYISHGLRSVKEDISRMCRDAIKAKNRGAGDMNHIITLFLKLASHLEDSSKFSYERDELMKLWKDDLSSGFGYTPMKYKKKLITEKKNTNRSNGIAYANGSYYGEYASDREIRRRLSKLNKKSMDSGSETSDEFDKSSEDGWSDSESTASYTESDLDFRSEARSVESTGDGFFMVDEGLDSISDDREWGARMTKASLVPPVTRKYEVIDQYVIVADEEDVQRKMCVSLPDDFAEKLDAQKNGTEELDMELPEVKDYKPRKRLGDEVIEQEVYGIDPYTHNLLLDSMPEELDWSLLEKHLFIEDILLQTLNKQVRNFTGSGNTPMMYPLQPVVEEIEKTAEEDCDVRTMKMCRGILKAIDGRPDDNYVTYRKGLGVVCNKEGGFGEDDFVVEFLGEVYPAWKWFEKQDGIRSLQKDNKDPAPEFYNIYLERPKGDADGYDLVVVDAMHKANYASRICHSCRPNCEAKVTAVDGQYQIGIYTLREIQYGEEITFDYNSVTESKEEYEASVCLCGSQVCRGSYLNLTGEGAFQKVLKEWHAMLDRHHLMLQACELNSVSEEDYLDLGRAGLGSCLLGGLPDWVVAYSARLVRFINLERTKLPEEILRHNLEEKRKYFSDICLEVERSDAEVQAEGVYNQRLQNLAVTLDKVRYVMRCVFGDPKKAPPPLERLSPEETVSFLWKGEGSLVEELLQCMAPHVDASILNDLKSKIHARDLSECDNIRKELQKSLLWLRDEVRNIPCTYKCRNDAAADLIHIYAYTRSFFRVQEYKTYTSPPVHISPLDLGPKYADKLGAGIHEYRKTYGENYCLGQLIYWHIQTNAEPDCSLAKASRGCLSLPDIGSFYAKVQKPSQQRIYGPKTLKLLLERMEKYPQKAWPKDQIWSFKSSPKVIGSPMLDSVLNNSLLDREMVHWLKHRPSVYQAAWDR